The following are from one region of the Desmospora profundinema genome:
- a CDS encoding LacI family DNA-binding transcriptional regulator: MATIKDVAKIAGVSPSTVSRVIAGSDRISNRTKEKVRRAMEEVEYVPNAIARSLARANTRTVGFTLSRRADQAFSNPFFSEVLRGMSSVAQFRDYNILLSISMNEREEREKCLRLIRERRVDGLIVSTSRVHDTLISTLVEEETPFVVIGRSAEHPALSVNNDNVHASYQATLHLLDQGYQSIAFISGPRDLVVTSDRVQGYKQALLERQLPVVPERIVSTEFSEEEGFQALCRLRSEGVAFDAVLASDDLFALGALRFAHYTGLSVPSDLGIIGFNDTPMMTYTHPPLTSVRILSYELGVEAMQLLLDGLEHPERMQTKKEVVLPSRLEVRESTRRLAKS, encoded by the coding sequence ATGGCGACGATTAAAGATGTAGCCAAAATCGCGGGGGTGTCCCCGTCCACGGTTTCCCGGGTGATCGCAGGAAGCGACCGGATCAGCAACCGTACGAAAGAGAAGGTGCGGCGGGCGATGGAGGAAGTGGAGTACGTTCCCAATGCCATCGCCCGCAGTCTTGCGCGGGCCAACACGCGAACGGTGGGGTTCACTCTGTCCAGACGGGCGGATCAGGCTTTCTCCAATCCTTTTTTTTCTGAGGTGTTGCGGGGGATGTCCTCGGTAGCCCAGTTCCGGGATTATAATATTTTACTTTCCATCAGCATGAATGAAAGAGAAGAAAGGGAAAAGTGTCTGCGTCTGATCCGGGAGCGGCGCGTGGACGGGTTGATCGTCTCCACTTCCCGGGTTCACGATACCCTGATCTCCACTCTGGTGGAGGAAGAAACCCCTTTCGTCGTCATCGGACGCAGCGCCGAACATCCGGCTCTGTCGGTCAATAATGACAACGTTCATGCCTCCTATCAGGCGACGTTACACTTGCTGGACCAAGGGTATCAATCGATCGCCTTCATCAGCGGGCCTCGGGATCTGGTGGTGACATCGGATCGGGTGCAGGGGTACAAACAAGCCTTGCTGGAACGGCAGCTTCCGGTGGTACCGGAACGAATTGTGTCGACGGAGTTTTCCGAAGAAGAGGGATTCCAGGCGTTGTGCCGTCTTCGTTCTGAAGGAGTCGCCTTTGATGCAGTGTTGGCGTCAGACGACCTGTTTGCCTTGGGCGCATTACGCTTCGCCCATTATACTGGATTGTCGGTACCCAGTGATCTGGGGATCATCGGTTTTAACGACACCCCGATGATGACCTATACCCATCCGCCCCTGACCAGTGTCCGGATTCTCTCCTATGAATTGGGAGTGGAAGCGATGCAGTTGCTTTTGGACGGGTTGGAGCACCCGGAGCGGATGCAGACGAAAAAAGAAGTGGTGCTCCCTTCTCGCTTGGAAGTGCGGGAATCCACCAGACGGTTGGCGAAATCGTAA
- a CDS encoding M20/M25/M40 family metallo-hydrolase — MNQWNKEVLEWTRALVSHPSVVGTLGERDLAHYIHGRLREWPYFQMHPDHLWLVRTRGDEKERYSVLALVKGNLCPNRETVLLMGHLDTVGVEDYGKWKRWAFTPDELMKRWKDERIPPGVKRDLEEGEWACGRGSVDMKSGLACHLALLRHYADRVEEWSGNLVFLAACDEEDNSKGILSSLDELAHIRREHDLDYIAAINTDYTSPRYDGDPHRYVYLGTVGKLLPAFYIVGSETHAGQAFEGLDPNLVAAELTRRLDYNPEFCDEMYGEVTTPPVSLKQTDLKGSYDVQTPVTAWVYYNYFVHRRSPKDVLESLREVAAQALEAALAIHRERLDSFARKSGDPVGSPDFSARVYTYEELVQQASKEQGPGFEEEMRQFAMNLVNEEGLDLREYNRRMVEELWQCSGEAGPGVVLFYASVYFPRVVLDPDQDRDRRLIEAVREAVGAVQPDCIHPIQVRHFFPYISDMSFVAISDDEEGLDALAQNMPAWGTKHRMDVDAIRELDIPVVNIGPYGKDAHKQWERVEVAYSMELVPEINRQVVERLFRPS; from the coding sequence ATGAACCAATGGAATAAGGAGGTTCTGGAGTGGACCCGTGCACTGGTGAGTCATCCCAGTGTGGTGGGAACCTTGGGGGAGCGGGACTTAGCCCATTACATTCATGGCCGTTTGAGGGAGTGGCCCTATTTTCAAATGCATCCCGATCATCTATGGTTGGTGCGGACCCGTGGAGATGAAAAGGAACGGTACAGCGTGCTGGCGTTGGTAAAGGGGAATCTCTGCCCCAATCGGGAGACGGTTCTACTGATGGGCCATCTGGATACGGTGGGAGTGGAGGATTACGGAAAGTGGAAACGGTGGGCCTTTACCCCGGATGAATTGATGAAACGCTGGAAAGACGAACGCATTCCACCGGGAGTGAAGCGCGATCTGGAGGAAGGAGAATGGGCCTGCGGCCGGGGCTCCGTCGATATGAAAAGCGGGCTCGCCTGTCATTTGGCGCTTCTGCGCCATTATGCCGATCGGGTGGAGGAGTGGAGCGGAAATCTCGTCTTTTTGGCGGCATGCGACGAAGAGGACAATTCCAAAGGGATTTTGTCTTCGCTGGATGAATTGGCCCATATCCGTCGTGAGCATGATTTGGATTATATCGCCGCCATCAATACGGATTACACGTCCCCCCGTTATGACGGAGACCCTCACCGCTACGTTTACCTCGGAACGGTCGGCAAATTGCTGCCCGCGTTCTACATCGTCGGCTCGGAAACCCACGCCGGTCAGGCCTTTGAAGGGTTGGATCCCAACCTGGTGGCGGCGGAGCTGACGAGACGTCTGGATTATAATCCGGAGTTTTGCGATGAGATGTACGGAGAAGTGACCACCCCGCCTGTCAGTCTAAAGCAGACGGATCTGAAAGGATCCTACGATGTGCAGACGCCTGTTACCGCCTGGGTCTATTACAACTATTTCGTTCACCGCCGTTCACCGAAAGACGTGTTGGAGAGCCTCCGGGAAGTGGCTGCCCAAGCGTTGGAGGCCGCTTTGGCCATTCATCGGGAGCGGTTGGATTCGTTTGCACGCAAAAGCGGCGACCCTGTCGGCTCGCCGGATTTTTCGGCACGGGTGTACACGTATGAGGAATTGGTTCAGCAGGCTTCAAAGGAGCAGGGACCCGGCTTTGAAGAAGAGATGCGCCAGTTTGCCATGAACCTGGTCAACGAGGAAGGACTGGATCTGCGGGAGTATAACCGGCGCATGGTGGAGGAATTATGGCAGTGCAGCGGGGAAGCGGGACCGGGTGTCGTGTTGTTTTACGCTTCCGTCTATTTTCCTCGTGTCGTATTAGATCCCGATCAAGATCGGGACCGCCGCTTGATCGAAGCGGTACGGGAAGCGGTAGGTGCCGTACAGCCGGATTGTATCCATCCGATCCAGGTGCGTCACTTCTTTCCTTATATTTCCGATATGAGCTTTGTAGCCATCAGTGATGATGAAGAGGGTTTGGACGCACTGGCTCAAAATATGCCTGCATGGGGAACCAAACATCGGATGGATGTGGACGCGATTCGGGAGTTGGATATCCCGGTGGTCAATATCGGACCTTACGGAAAAGATGCGCATAAACAATGGGAGCGTGTCGAAGTGGCCTATTCCATGGAACTGGTGCCGGAGATCAATCGACAAGTGGTGGAACGGCTGTTTCGTCCCTCTTAA
- a CDS encoding YkoP family protein: MVTDGLMQLWRVLDWFYSHTSRLQYVDKEHHNLFRVVFKRYRGDPLTTQDGVRLLPGDRYAKLHLHNWRLAHLMRKEHMAQKTGRHPASAVRIELKVMNEIRRSLPTLASFIQHHAEAEDIQVLAGTTFIYRGANHLHFDIEDYTHPVKSRFKSLFLKLILLVCQPSEWKRLWKRRDLVPKRVFISRNQLSRYYGERSKS; the protein is encoded by the coding sequence GTGGTGACCGACGGATTGATGCAACTGTGGCGAGTTCTGGATTGGTTTTATTCCCATACCAGTCGGTTACAGTACGTGGACAAGGAACATCACAATTTGTTCCGTGTGGTTTTCAAGCGGTATCGGGGAGATCCGTTAACGACACAAGATGGCGTGCGATTACTCCCCGGTGATCGGTATGCCAAGCTCCATCTCCACAATTGGAGACTGGCCCACTTAATGCGTAAGGAACACATGGCCCAAAAAACGGGTCGCCATCCTGCATCGGCTGTGCGTATCGAGTTGAAAGTAATGAATGAGATTCGCCGCTCCTTGCCGACATTGGCCTCTTTTATCCAACATCATGCCGAGGCGGAAGACATTCAGGTTCTGGCGGGAACCACTTTTATCTATCGGGGAGCGAATCATTTACACTTTGATATCGAGGACTACACCCATCCGGTAAAAAGTCGCTTCAAATCTCTTTTTCTAAAGCTGATTTTGCTTGTATGCCAGCCCTCGGAATGGAAACGGCTGTGGAAGCGGCGGGATTTGGTTCCCAAACGGGTATTTATTTCCCGGAATCAACTGTCTCGATATTATGGAGAGAGGTCGAAGTCATGA
- a CDS encoding MGDG synthase family glycosyltransferase, with amino-acid sequence MSGIHVMILTETVGGNGHFRAADAIRAGIKRTAPDVKVQIQCGLSHFSPSLERIVRQFYLGTLRYAPGLWGAAYQREQTWSEWFQTPLGELLSTKLLKLLEEQSPDVVVCTHAFCLGAMGQLKERHRFDFRLGAAVTDFDANGFWIHPAVDFYLLAHESVAEKIHDWFGVPRERLHVTGIPIDPCFTEDTGERAVLREQLGIAPEAFTVLLMGGGVGLGPLEKVVKSFRLEMPNEELVVVTGRNQRLLERLSARYDQEPGVHILGYTQRMRDWMKVSDLIVSKAGGLTSSEALATGLPMMICQPIPGQEERNSRFLTHHRVALRQDRPGEIPRHIHPLMKAPERWDQMRQRAKGLGKPGSALDAAGVILKTN; translated from the coding sequence ATGAGCGGGATTCATGTGATGATTTTAACGGAAACCGTCGGAGGAAACGGACACTTTCGGGCGGCGGATGCCATTCGGGCCGGGATCAAACGGACCGCACCGGATGTAAAGGTGCAGATTCAATGCGGCTTGTCCCACTTCAGTCCTTCTCTGGAACGCATTGTTCGCCAGTTTTATCTGGGAACGCTCCGTTATGCTCCGGGTTTGTGGGGAGCGGCTTATCAACGGGAACAAACCTGGAGCGAGTGGTTTCAGACTCCTCTCGGGGAACTGTTGTCTACCAAACTTTTGAAGCTCCTGGAGGAACAGTCGCCGGATGTGGTGGTCTGTACCCATGCATTTTGCCTGGGGGCGATGGGACAGTTGAAAGAACGACACCGCTTCGATTTTCGATTGGGAGCAGCGGTTACCGATTTTGATGCCAATGGTTTTTGGATTCATCCCGCTGTTGATTTTTATTTGCTGGCGCACGAAAGCGTCGCGGAAAAAATACATGATTGGTTTGGAGTGCCCCGTGAACGCCTCCATGTGACTGGGATCCCCATCGATCCCTGTTTTACGGAAGATACGGGGGAAAGAGCCGTTCTGCGGGAACAGTTGGGAATCGCACCCGAAGCTTTTACAGTCCTTTTGATGGGGGGCGGTGTCGGGTTGGGGCCCTTGGAGAAGGTAGTGAAATCCTTCCGCTTGGAAATGCCCAACGAAGAACTGGTGGTGGTGACGGGACGAAACCAGCGCCTGCTGGAACGATTATCGGCCCGTTATGATCAGGAGCCGGGTGTCCATATTTTGGGTTATACCCAGCGTATGCGCGATTGGATGAAGGTATCCGATCTGATTGTCAGCAAAGCCGGGGGACTGACCAGTTCGGAAGCCCTTGCCACCGGGTTGCCCATGATGATCTGCCAACCGATTCCGGGACAGGAGGAACGGAACAGCCGGTTTCTCACTCATCATCGAGTGGCTCTCAGACAGGACCGACCGGGAGAGATTCCCCGCCATATTCATCCCCTGATGAAGGCACCGGAACGTTGGGATCAGATGAGGCAGCGGGCGAAGGGGCTAGGGAAACCCGGGTCCGCCTTGGACGCCGCCGGAGTCATACTAAAAACAAACTAA
- a CDS encoding DUF6359 domain-containing protein encodes MKRFFRQATMWLAVFALVMMAMIPQTGQAASGVISVTDAIANNEGSATVEGFIVGTTNTASSFSSGRFEAPFSVNTNLLLADDPGERDKAKLLPVQLPNNAVRQQLNLVDHPDHLGKKVRISGDLAAYFSVPGLRNASSFSWVDGSDEPAEAVSIAEARTSMGSRVITEGVVNVDNGLLFPGKLSVYLQDGEAGIQLFSHNPERFPEVKKGDRVRVEGLVGEHDNVTQILVDELEIQERNQPVKAKTVSIEQYRDQEAAEALEGQLVTLEGFVRNVPDYYNGGANLTVINEDFDPLTLRIWESTGIDLSQLAGDHWYQVTGISSQYRDTYQVLPRGQSDLTVSDVQKEKPSTDGREFQAVVERVVDGDTIRLKDPVLGATNVRYLNIDTAETYHKVENEQDQNQMDHGKRAGAYLETLLAPGDTVTLKLGEEPLDGYGRLLAEVVREDGLNTNLKMVEEGYAVTYFIWPFKNEEVERYGSALKEAKDAGKGIWDPADPLLELPFVFRARERGDELYRPVGDYRTRTYVPADQWESIPDEWRVFFQTEEDAQRAGYHPLEQSRSGQLEQLQVLLNRYYQEERMERRLYRQLDRSFDRLIQLENQRQQAEEQGHTRWAEIRELQWECARSKAEQQLERGFQRGWVTEEAYHALDAWLNRLAPVRQDQGAAGNPAA; translated from the coding sequence ATGAAACGCTTTTTTCGCCAAGCCACCATGTGGCTGGCTGTGTTCGCCCTGGTGATGATGGCGATGATTCCGCAGACGGGGCAGGCCGCTTCAGGGGTGATCTCGGTCACTGATGCGATTGCCAACAACGAGGGGTCCGCCACGGTGGAGGGATTTATCGTCGGCACGACCAACACCGCCAGTTCTTTCAGTTCGGGACGATTTGAAGCACCGTTCTCCGTCAACACCAATCTGTTGCTGGCTGATGATCCCGGTGAACGGGACAAAGCCAAGCTGTTGCCGGTGCAACTGCCCAACAATGCCGTCCGACAGCAGTTGAATCTGGTGGATCATCCGGATCATCTGGGTAAAAAAGTACGGATCAGCGGGGATCTGGCCGCTTATTTTTCCGTTCCCGGCTTGCGCAACGCTTCCTCCTTCAGCTGGGTGGACGGTTCGGATGAACCGGCGGAAGCCGTAAGCATCGCTGAAGCGCGTACCTCTATGGGCAGTCGCGTGATCACCGAGGGTGTGGTCAATGTGGACAATGGGCTGCTTTTTCCGGGCAAACTGTCTGTCTATCTACAGGATGGGGAGGCGGGGATCCAACTGTTCAGCCACAACCCGGAACGGTTTCCCGAAGTGAAAAAAGGGGACCGGGTACGGGTGGAAGGCTTGGTGGGGGAACATGACAACGTCACCCAGATTCTCGTGGATGAGCTGGAGATCCAGGAGCGGAACCAACCCGTAAAAGCCAAAACCGTATCCATTGAACAGTACCGTGACCAGGAGGCAGCGGAAGCACTGGAAGGGCAATTGGTCACCCTGGAAGGGTTTGTCCGGAACGTGCCGGACTATTACAACGGCGGGGCCAATTTGACGGTGATCAACGAGGATTTTGATCCGCTGACGTTGCGGATCTGGGAAAGCACCGGCATCGACTTAAGCCAGTTGGCAGGCGATCATTGGTATCAGGTGACGGGGATCTCCAGCCAGTATCGCGATACGTATCAAGTGCTTCCCCGGGGACAGTCGGATCTGACCGTCTCCGATGTGCAAAAGGAGAAGCCCTCCACCGACGGCCGCGAGTTTCAGGCGGTGGTGGAACGGGTGGTCGACGGGGACACCATCCGCCTGAAGGATCCGGTTTTGGGAGCAACCAATGTTCGTTATCTGAATATCGATACTGCCGAAACCTATCACAAGGTGGAGAATGAACAGGATCAGAATCAGATGGATCATGGTAAACGCGCAGGTGCATATTTAGAAACCCTGTTGGCGCCTGGAGATACGGTCACCTTGAAATTGGGCGAAGAACCCCTGGATGGTTACGGCCGCCTGCTGGCTGAGGTGGTACGGGAAGACGGCCTCAACACCAATCTGAAGATGGTGGAAGAGGGGTATGCCGTTACGTATTTCATCTGGCCTTTCAAGAACGAGGAAGTGGAACGTTACGGTAGTGCCCTGAAAGAAGCCAAGGATGCGGGCAAAGGAATCTGGGACCCGGCTGATCCGTTGTTGGAATTGCCTTTTGTCTTCCGTGCCCGGGAGAGGGGAGATGAGCTGTATCGTCCGGTGGGTGATTACCGTACCCGCACATATGTTCCTGCTGACCAGTGGGAATCCATTCCGGATGAGTGGCGCGTCTTCTTCCAAACGGAAGAAGATGCCCAGCGTGCCGGTTATCACCCCTTGGAGCAGTCCCGAAGCGGACAGTTGGAGCAATTGCAGGTGCTCTTAAACCGGTACTACCAGGAAGAGAGGATGGAACGACGACTATACCGACAATTGGATCGGAGTTTCGATCGTTTGATTCAGTTGGAAAACCAACGACAACAAGCGGAAGAACAAGGGCATACCCGCTGGGCCGAAATCCGGGAGCTCCAATGGGAGTGCGCCAGGTCCAAGGCAGAACAGCAGTTGGAACGGGGTTTTCAACGAGGGTGGGTAACAGAGGAAGCCTACCATGCGCTGGATGCGTGGCTGAATCGATTAGCCCCTGTACGACAGGATCAGGGGGCCGCAGGAAATCCGGCGGCTTAA
- a CDS encoding metallophosphoesterase, protein MWTLLLGLFAICWGIARYNTYKPTVKHVDIQVSRPLNNNGLRILHLSDLHMEKCSISPEALLEQVKDEPIDLIALTGDYLDTKRMSGRFLQYMDALQSLKPRYGMYAVFGNHDYVIADYLPTLQKEMERRGCIVLKNEHHTLDIGGQKLNIIGIDDAYTGRSDADRAYHGVTEGINLVLTHDPHIVLDMDHHFDYLLSGHFHGGQICWPKPYHLRKMGKLPGLNVISGLHYHQQRAFYISDGLGQTAFNLRFGSRPEITFHSLGSGPSVKS, encoded by the coding sequence ATCTGGACCTTACTTCTTGGACTGTTCGCCATCTGCTGGGGGATTGCACGGTATAATACGTATAAACCCACTGTCAAACATGTCGATATTCAAGTATCCCGTCCACTGAACAACAATGGTTTGCGCATCCTGCACTTATCCGACCTTCATATGGAAAAATGTTCAATTTCACCGGAAGCCTTGTTGGAACAGGTGAAAGACGAACCGATCGACTTGATTGCATTAACGGGTGACTACTTGGATACCAAGCGGATGAGCGGACGCTTCCTTCAATATATGGACGCCCTTCAGAGCCTTAAGCCCCGATACGGGATGTACGCGGTTTTCGGCAATCATGATTATGTCATCGCCGATTATCTGCCGACGCTGCAAAAAGAAATGGAACGCCGTGGATGTATCGTTTTAAAAAATGAGCATCACACCTTAGACATCGGCGGCCAAAAGTTGAACATCATCGGAATCGATGATGCCTATACCGGACGCAGTGATGCGGATCGGGCCTATCATGGAGTAACGGAAGGAATCAACCTGGTCTTGACCCATGATCCCCATATTGTGCTGGACATGGATCATCACTTCGACTATCTGTTGTCGGGACATTTCCATGGCGGTCAGATCTGTTGGCCCAAACCGTACCATCTGCGTAAAATGGGCAAGCTCCCGGGCTTAAACGTGATCAGCGGCTTGCATTATCATCAGCAACGCGCATTTTATATCAGTGACGGCTTGGGCCAAACCGCTTTTAACCTGCGCTTTGGCTCCCGTCCCGAGATTACGTTCCACAGCCTCGGCTCCGGGCCGTCCGTCAAATCTTAA
- a CDS encoding 4a-hydroxytetrahydrobiopterin dehydratase, with the protein MALSAETVEKRLKENPGWVRSGDRLVRTVPFENYMDGARFIQTIARIAEQENHHPDLMLTVDRVIVSTTTHDAGGITEKDFRLIARIAEVHEA; encoded by the coding sequence ATGGCTTTATCTGCAGAAACGGTGGAAAAACGATTAAAGGAAAACCCCGGATGGGTCCGGTCCGGGGATCGATTGGTACGAACGGTTCCCTTCGAAAATTATATGGACGGCGCCCGTTTTATCCAAACGATCGCCCGTATTGCCGAACAGGAGAATCATCACCCTGACCTGATGCTGACTGTTGATCGGGTCATCGTCTCCACCACGACCCACGATGCCGGAGGCATCACCGAAAAAGATTTTCGTTTGATCGCGCGCATCGCAGAAGTGCACGAGGCTTAA
- a CDS encoding cysteine desulfurase family protein, with protein MIYLDNSATTRMDPEVVQVMTDVMRNIYGNPSSLHGLGGKAERLVTQARQALARTLDVSPSSLVFTSGGTESNNLAIKGAALQFRNRGRHLITTQVEHASVYQVMKQLEQEGWNVTYLPVDSQGRVDPQAVEDAVTEETVLVSIMHVNNETGTIQPIRQIGERLRRFPKVLFHVDAVQAFGKVEVRPRQWGIDLMTLSAHKFHGPKGAGVLVIREGIRLTPLLVGGGQEEGFRSGTQNVPGIVGLAKAAVLADQRRREIGPRWAEWKEAWLKHASETLPGMRVNGDVSREGGAPHLFSLSFPGLKSEVIVHALEEEGVIVSSKSACSSKGEKPSRILKAMGLRDEEAIGSIRVSMGLMTVKNETERALEALKRVIPRLQRVMKVHES; from the coding sequence ATGATTTACTTAGATAACAGTGCGACCACCCGGATGGATCCCGAAGTGGTGCAAGTGATGACGGATGTCATGCGAAACATATATGGAAACCCATCGTCCCTTCACGGCTTGGGAGGGAAGGCGGAACGGCTCGTTACCCAGGCGAGGCAGGCATTGGCGCGTACGTTGGATGTCTCTCCTTCTTCCCTGGTGTTCACATCGGGCGGAACAGAATCCAACAACCTGGCCATTAAAGGGGCGGCCCTGCAATTCCGCAACCGGGGGCGTCATTTGATCACCACCCAGGTGGAGCACGCATCGGTCTATCAAGTGATGAAACAGTTGGAGCAGGAAGGGTGGAACGTCACTTATCTGCCCGTGGACAGCCAGGGACGGGTGGATCCGCAAGCGGTGGAAGACGCGGTGACCGAGGAGACGGTGCTGGTATCGATCATGCACGTCAACAATGAAACGGGGACGATTCAACCGATCCGTCAGATTGGGGAGCGGCTGCGCCGGTTCCCCAAAGTACTTTTTCACGTGGATGCGGTACAGGCCTTCGGTAAAGTGGAAGTGCGGCCGCGACAGTGGGGAATCGATCTGATGACGTTATCCGCTCACAAATTTCATGGCCCCAAAGGAGCAGGGGTTCTTGTCATCCGGGAAGGAATCCGGCTCACCCCGTTGTTGGTCGGAGGGGGGCAGGAAGAGGGCTTTCGATCCGGAACCCAGAACGTGCCCGGGATTGTCGGGCTGGCCAAAGCAGCCGTACTGGCTGATCAGCGGCGTAGGGAGATAGGGCCCCGCTGGGCGGAATGGAAAGAAGCGTGGCTGAAGCATGCCAGCGAAACCTTACCCGGCATGCGGGTGAACGGAGATGTGAGCCGGGAAGGGGGAGCGCCCCATCTTTTCTCCCTTTCGTTTCCGGGCTTGAAATCGGAAGTGATCGTTCATGCCCTGGAGGAAGAAGGGGTAATCGTTTCCAGCAAATCCGCCTGCTCTTCCAAAGGGGAAAAACCCAGTCGTATTTTGAAGGCGATGGGTTTGCGTGACGAGGAAGCAATCGGCTCCATCCGGGTCAGCATGGGGTTGATGACGGTGAAAAACGAGACGGAGAGGGCTCTTGAGGCCCTCAAGCGGGTGATTCCGCGACTACAACGTGTGATGAAGGTGCATGAATCATGA
- a CDS encoding thioredoxin family protein, with the protein MARTESNMIPLGSQAPSFSLPDVVSGRTLSLKELKSERATVLMFICNHCPFVKHVQEQLVQLAKDYQPQQVSFIAINANDAEAYPDDSPEKMKEVAEELGYPFPYLFDETQETARTYQAACTPDFYVFDGEMQLVYRGQLDDSRPENGIPVTGESLRGALDRLLQGKPVPTDQKPSLGCNIKWKQ; encoded by the coding sequence ATGGCACGCACTGAATCCAACATGATTCCCCTGGGGAGCCAAGCTCCTTCTTTTTCATTGCCCGATGTCGTTTCCGGCCGGACGCTTTCCCTGAAGGAATTAAAATCCGAACGGGCGACTGTTTTGATGTTCATCTGCAACCATTGTCCCTTTGTCAAACATGTCCAGGAACAACTGGTGCAGCTGGCGAAAGACTATCAACCCCAACAAGTTTCGTTTATCGCGATCAATGCCAACGACGCAGAAGCCTATCCCGATGATTCACCGGAAAAAATGAAGGAAGTGGCTGAAGAATTAGGCTATCCTTTCCCTTATCTGTTTGATGAGACCCAAGAGACCGCCCGGACTTATCAAGCGGCATGCACGCCCGATTTTTATGTGTTTGACGGGGAGATGCAACTGGTTTACAGGGGGCAATTGGATGATTCCCGGCCGGAGAACGGAATTCCGGTAACGGGTGAATCGCTCCGCGGTGCATTAGACCGCCTGTTGCAGGGAAAACCGGTTCCAACGGATCAAAAGCCGAGCCTCGGCTGCAATATCAAGTGGAAACAATAA
- the thiI gene encoding tRNA uracil 4-sulfurtransferase ThiI: MSDWILVRYGELALKGRNRSDFENRLMQNIRLKLKTYSGVKVKKTFGRIFVELNGEPMEPVIESLRDVFGVVGICPAKKVETDLGVIQEAALQLVREHAPLPRTFKVKAKRAHKGFPHRSDAINRQVGTAVLREFEGIRVDVHNPELLLHIEVRKEAAYLYGRDVPGPGGLPVGSSGRVMLMLSGGIDSPVAAYLAMKRGATVEAVHFHSYPFTSERAKQKVVDLAQILTRYGGGIRLHVVPFTDIQTQIREKCPESYLITVMRRYMVRIAEAVARKQGALALVTGESLGQVASQTLESMNAINDAASLPILRPLVGMDKQEIMNWSKQIGTYETSILPYEDCCTVFQPQSPVTRPSVALSRELEGKLEVERLVQEAVERAEQIDLKPDQQENEFQYF, translated from the coding sequence ATGAGCGATTGGATCCTGGTTCGGTACGGGGAGTTGGCCTTGAAAGGGCGGAACCGTTCCGACTTTGAAAACCGACTGATGCAAAACATCCGGTTAAAACTAAAAACCTATTCCGGTGTAAAGGTTAAAAAAACGTTTGGCCGTATCTTTGTAGAGCTGAACGGAGAACCGATGGAACCGGTGATCGAATCCCTGCGGGATGTCTTTGGTGTGGTGGGGATTTGTCCCGCCAAGAAAGTGGAGACGGATTTAGGCGTTATTCAGGAAGCGGCATTGCAGTTGGTACGGGAGCATGCCCCCCTTCCCCGCACCTTCAAAGTGAAAGCGAAGCGGGCACATAAGGGTTTTCCCCATCGTTCGGACGCGATCAACCGGCAAGTGGGAACCGCCGTACTCCGGGAATTCGAAGGAATTCGAGTCGATGTGCATAATCCGGAACTGCTCCTGCATATAGAGGTGCGAAAAGAAGCCGCATATCTGTACGGACGGGATGTTCCCGGTCCCGGCGGGCTGCCCGTCGGCAGCAGCGGCCGGGTGATGCTGATGCTCTCCGGCGGGATCGACAGTCCCGTGGCCGCCTATTTGGCGATGAAACGGGGAGCGACGGTGGAAGCGGTCCACTTTCACAGTTATCCTTTTACCAGTGAGCGGGCCAAGCAAAAAGTGGTCGACTTGGCCCAGATCCTGACCCGGTACGGGGGCGGCATCCGATTGCATGTCGTGCCTTTCACGGATATCCAGACCCAGATCCGGGAAAAGTGTCCCGAATCGTATCTGATCACCGTTATGCGCCGCTACATGGTACGGATTGCCGAGGCAGTGGCGAGGAAACAAGGGGCATTGGCGTTGGTGACCGGGGAGAGTTTGGGGCAGGTGGCGAGTCAAACCCTGGAGAGCATGAACGCCATCAATGATGCGGCATCCCTTCCGATTCTTCGTCCCCTGGTCGGCATGGACAAACAGGAAATCATGAATTGGTCGAAACAGATTGGGACCTATGAAACGTCTATTCTTCCCTATGAAGATTGTTGTACCGTTTTCCAGCCTCAATCACCGGTTACCCGTCCCAGTGTGGCATTGTCCCGGGAGTTGGAGGGGAAACTGGAGGTGGAGCGGCTGGTACAGGAAGCGGTCGAGAGGGCGGAACAGATCGATCTGAAGCCCGATCAGCAGGAGAACGAGTTCCAATACTTTTAA